One window of the Acidimicrobiia bacterium genome contains the following:
- the murB gene encoding UDP-N-acetylmuramate dehydrogenase: MTIDHIEVRTDVDLAPMTTYKVGGRASLFAEPHDLETLRSILAATPAGIEIVTIGRGSNVVISDDGIDGLVIRLGASFSAIEIRDDGTVVAGGAVLLPRLARAAAARGRAGLGFYLGIPGSVGGAVRMNAGGHGSDTVAVLRSVVLVDTRTGEARNRTAGELALGYRSSNLDDTDIVVQATFATTDGDVGTLDRELRDITRWRRNHQPSGALNAGSVFKNPPQGSPAGQLIDMLGLKGTRVGPVRISEIHANFMIAEPGAKAMDIWRFVHTIRSIVQERTGTELEPEIRFLGVFEERTPS; encoded by the coding sequence GTGACGATCGACCACATCGAGGTCCGTACCGATGTCGACCTCGCCCCAATGACGACCTACAAGGTCGGCGGTCGAGCATCGCTGTTCGCCGAACCACACGACCTCGAAACACTGCGTTCGATCCTGGCGGCGACCCCTGCCGGCATCGAGATCGTCACCATCGGAAGGGGATCCAATGTGGTCATTTCGGACGACGGAATCGACGGTCTGGTCATTCGGCTCGGCGCGTCGTTCTCGGCGATCGAGATCCGCGACGATGGAACGGTGGTTGCTGGCGGCGCGGTTCTTCTCCCGCGTCTTGCTCGTGCGGCGGCTGCGAGGGGGAGGGCGGGCCTCGGCTTCTATCTGGGGATACCGGGCTCGGTCGGGGGTGCCGTTCGGATGAACGCGGGAGGCCACGGCTCCGATACGGTTGCGGTTCTTCGATCGGTCGTGCTTGTCGACACGCGCACCGGCGAGGCCCGCAACCGAACGGCGGGCGAGTTGGCCCTTGGCTATCGCTCATCGAATCTCGATGACACCGACATCGTCGTGCAGGCGACCTTCGCCACCACCGATGGCGATGTCGGAACCCTCGATCGTGAGTTGCGCGACATCACACGATGGCGACGGAACCATCAACCAAGCGGAGCCCTCAACGCCGGAAGCGTCTTCAAGAACCCGCCGCAAGGCTCGCCAGCAGGGCAACTCATCGACATGCTCGGACTCAAGGGAACTCGGGTCGGGCCGGTCCGGATCTCGGAGATCCATGCCAACTTCATGATCGCCGAACCGGGAGCGAAAGCCATGGACATCTGGCGGTTCGTTCATACCATTCGCTCGATTGTTCAGGAGCGAACCGGGACA
- the murC gene encoding UDP-N-acetylmuramate--L-alanine ligase — protein sequence MADLIPERIHIIGAGGAGMSGLAKLLHQRGHRVTGSDLKPARMLDALVDLDIDTWIGHAPDRIDQLDLVVASSAVPESDPEIVAARSNGIPVWRRPMLLGALTSSMPTTGVAGTHGKTTSTALLVTAMRAIGLDPSFLVGGELVGLNTGAHLSDRTRFVLEADEAFGTFRHLTLDSVLVTNIESDHLDHYGTLAALEDAFFQVVGGVEGPRIGCIDDPGVRRLAQRTALTTYGFDHSADWVVTEPRNDGGTSHFTVTGPDRRAIPVTLPKPGRHLAANTTGVLAMVEALGHDAAAAAEGLVDFSGVRRRYEIAAQLGGVTIVDDYAHHPTEVAATISAARQGTDGAVIAVFQPHRYSRTADLAPLFGVPLAMADRVIVTDVYPAGEPPIIGVSGRIVADAVEAAGGTASYVPKVADVADRLEPMLRRGDTLLLLGAGDINAIVDDIVTRIGVGS from the coding sequence GTGGCTGACCTGATCCCTGAACGAATTCACATCATCGGCGCCGGGGGAGCAGGCATGTCTGGCCTCGCGAAACTCCTCCATCAGCGTGGCCACCGTGTCACGGGCTCGGATCTGAAACCCGCGAGGATGCTCGATGCGTTGGTCGATCTCGACATCGACACATGGATCGGCCATGCTCCGGACCGGATCGACCAATTGGACCTCGTGGTGGCTTCGTCGGCTGTCCCCGAGTCCGATCCCGAGATCGTTGCTGCGCGGTCGAATGGCATTCCCGTCTGGCGACGGCCGATGCTGCTCGGGGCGCTGACATCCTCCATGCCGACCACCGGCGTTGCAGGAACTCACGGAAAGACGACATCGACGGCGCTCCTTGTCACCGCGATGCGGGCCATCGGGCTCGACCCGTCGTTCCTCGTTGGCGGTGAACTCGTCGGCCTCAACACCGGTGCACATCTCTCCGACCGGACCCGGTTCGTTCTCGAAGCCGACGAAGCGTTCGGAACCTTTCGTCATCTGACCCTCGACTCCGTGCTCGTAACCAACATCGAGTCGGACCACCTTGACCACTACGGCACCCTCGCGGCGCTCGAAGACGCCTTCTTCCAGGTTGTCGGCGGGGTCGAAGGGCCGCGGATCGGCTGTATCGACGACCCAGGCGTGCGGCGTCTTGCCCAACGGACCGCTCTCACCACCTACGGGTTCGACCACTCCGCGGACTGGGTTGTCACGGAGCCGAGGAACGACGGCGGCACCTCCCACTTCACGGTTACGGGACCGGACCGCCGCGCGATACCGGTCACGCTGCCAAAACCGGGCCGGCACCTCGCCGCGAACACGACCGGCGTCCTCGCCATGGTCGAAGCGCTCGGCCACGATGCCGCCGCAGCTGCAGAGGGACTCGTCGATTTCTCCGGTGTTCGGCGTCGCTACGAGATCGCTGCACAGCTCGGTGGTGTCACGATCGTCGACGACTATGCCCACCATCCCACCGAGGTCGCGGCGACGATCAGTGCCGCACGACAGGGAACCGACGGCGCGGTGATCGCGGTATTCCAGCCGCACCGCTATTCCCGCACTGCAGATCTCGCCCCGCTTTTTGGCGTTCCGCTCGCCATGGCGGACCGCGTGATCGTGACCGATGTGTACCCGGCGGGGGAGCCCCCGATCATCGGAGTCTCCGGGCGGATCGTCGCCGATGCCGTGGAGGCGGCGGGGGGCACTGCATCGTATGTTCCGAAGGTGGCAGATGTCGCGGACCGACTCGAACCGATGCTCCGCCGAGGTGATACCTTGCTGCTCCTCGGTGCGGGGGACATCAACGCAATCGTCGACGACATCGTCACACGAATCGGGGTCGGCTCGTGA